From the Venenivibrio stagnispumantis genome, one window contains:
- a CDS encoding flagellin, whose translation MALKINYNYQTDFGLVNLARTEQSMNTAMQRLQSGMRINTAADDAAGYFISDQLKTYSISLDQGTRNANDGISIAQIAQGALKEVYNILNDIKQKAIQASNTSDDTSRGQIQQDINSLVDSIAKIFKDTEFNGLNIFSSSGQKTFTIHYGGRTDQEIVLTTATAGAASNTITAAGTITVGGSAINASLVTIGTTGFTIDVTTQAQANATVSTVDALIKAVDDMAAQFGSYQIELQKIINNNDSQRINTNAAYDRVRNANMAEEMSNFTKYQILMQSGIAMLAQANQSNQLVLQLLR comes from the coding sequence ATGGCATTAAAAATTAATTACAACTACCAAACAGATTTTGGTTTGGTAAACTTGGCAAGAACTGAGCAAAGCATGAACACAGCAATGCAAAGACTTCAATCCGGTATGAGAATTAACACTGCAGCAGATGATGCAGCCGGATACTTCATTTCAGACCAATTAAAAACTTATTCAATTTCATTGGATCAAGGAACAAGAAATGCAAATGATGGTATCTCAATTGCTCAAATAGCACAAGGTGCTTTAAAAGAAGTATATAACATCTTAAACGACATTAAACAAAAAGCTATCCAAGCTTCCAATACTTCTGACGATACTTCAAGAGGTCAAATCCAGCAGGATATAAATAGCCTTGTTGATTCTATTGCTAAAATATTCAAGGATACAGAATTTAACGGGTTAAATATATTTTCAAGTTCTGGACAAAAAACATTTACAATTCATTATGGTGGAAGAACGGATCAGGAAATTGTATTAACAACTGCAACTGCCGGAGCAGCATCTAATACTATAACTGCAGCAGGTACAATTACTGTTGGAGGATCTGCTATTAATGCAAGCTTGGTTACAATAGGAACTACTGGATTTACAATAGACGTAACAACTCAAGCACAGGCAAATGCTACAGTTTCTACTGTTGATGCTTTAATTAAAGCAGTAGATGATATGGCAGCCCAATTTGGTTCTTACCAAATTGAACTTCAAAAGATAATAAATAATAACGATTCACAAAGAATTAATACAAATGCAGCTTATGACAGAGTCAGAAATGCTAATATGGCTGAAGAAATGTCTAACTTTACTAAATATCAAATACTTATGCAGTCCGGTATTGCTATGCTTGCTCAGGCTAACCAATCTAATCAACTTGTTTTACAATTACTTAGATAA
- a CDS encoding flagellar protein FlaG, which translates to MEIKAITNLTDTNLVQGSNNSKENLKLQQPQAQIDNNQEQLNQKEEIKNLDEKQLKELMDNLKQKFEYYSKYLKIEIDKDLHQPIVKIIDQKTNEVIKQIPPEEILKIMKKIEEMIGVLFKKEI; encoded by the coding sequence ATGGAAATAAAGGCTATAACAAATCTAACAGATACTAACCTTGTCCAAGGTAGCAATAACTCAAAAGAAAACTTAAAACTCCAGCAACCTCAAGCTCAAATAGATAATAATCAAGAACAATTAAATCAAAAAGAAGAAATAAAAAATCTTGATGAAAAACAATTAAAAGAATTAATGGATAATTTAAAACAAAAATTTGAGTATTACTCAAAATATCTAAAAATAGAAATTGATAAAGATTTACATCAGCCAATTGTAAAAATAATAGACCAAAAAACAAATGAAGTAATAAAACAGATACCACCGGAAGAAATATTAAAAATAATGAAAAAAATAGAAGAAATGATTGGTGTTTTATTTAAAAAAGAAATCTAA